The DNA segment CTGCTATTGACGACTGGCTTAACAACAGGGATGCAGAAATGGATTTTGTTTTGGAGTTAATCCGTAACAAGAAATAGTTATTTCTTCTTCCAGCTATAAAGTATAGAAACCCCTACAGGGAATTTTGAGAAACGAAGCCAAAATATTTATTATGGTCTGTATATAGTTCTTTAATTAAGCCTTTTCCAAAAAACAACCTTGTCCTCACCATCAAGGTAAAAATCCCTAATGACAGCTTCGCGCTTGTAACCACATATGTCGTAAAACTTCCTTGTTAATTCAAACTCAGGTAAGCCGGACGTCTCAACCAACAAAATACGATTACCATGTGAGTTGAGCAGGTGCTCAACATAACTCATTAGTTTTCTGCCTATACCTTTCCCTTGAAAATCTTTATGAACAGCAATCAAATAAAGATTATATGTGCCTACAGTAAGCCTTTCGGGGGCACAATAAGCAACAGCAATGGGTTTATTATTGTAAAGTTGTGTTAACCAAATATCCTGTGTTTCAGGGTTAGAAAAATAATCAGAAACCATACCTTCGAGCAAATCGGGAGGAAAAAGTCCACTTGTAGCTATTACATTCTTAAGGTCATCTAAATCGCTCTTATTTATTGCTCTGATGTTGTCTGACATTTTTCTTAGTGTTTATTAATGGTAGAGCAAAGCTATGATGGATTAACGGGCAATACTTGTACGGTTCTGCTATTGTATGCTTTTGAGGGTTTAATGCCTAACATACTTTTGAAACTTTTACTAAAATGAGGTTGATCGTAGAACCCGCTATTAATTAGTGCATAAAATAAATCCTCTTTATTGTTTAAATGCTCCTTTATGGCTGATTTCAACTTGACCCAAACAAGGTATTTTTTTAATGAAATGCCGACATTAGTTTTAAAAAGATGAGAAAGTCTGCTCTCTGAAAGATTAGTAACAGATTGCAGCTTTTTTATTGTTATGCTGTGTTC comes from the Bacteroidota bacterium genome and includes:
- a CDS encoding GNAT family N-acetyltransferase, translated to MSDNIRAINKSDLDDLKNVIATSGLFPPDLLEGMVSDYFSNPETQDIWLTQLYNNKPIAVAYCAPERLTVGTYNLYLIAVHKDFQGKGIGRKLMSYVEHLLNSHGNRILLVETSGLPEFELTRKFYDICGYKREAVIRDFYLDGEDKVVFWKRLN